TGGCTTGAACGATTTGCTCAGATTCAGGCCATTGTCAACCTTGCCGCTGAGCGGCACCGGCCCACGCAGCTGGGCGCGAGCCCATGGTTCGCCTTTGCCGAGATGCTCGATGGCAACGGTGCCGCCGGCAGCTGGCCGATCAGTCCACGCGAATGTCGCTTCGCCTTCGGTGACTGCGGCATCCCACACCACTTCCTTGGTCTCACCGTTGTAGGTGATGCGCGTGCGGCCGTCGGCGGCCGCCTGCTTGTTGTGGCGCTCCAGTGCGTAGGCAGCCCAGAGATTGGCCTGCGTGCTGTAGAAGTAGCCGCCGCGCTGCATGCGGTTGTTGAGGCCGCGCAGCAGCGGGATGCGGAACTCGGCCAGCTCACGTGCATCCATGCTCAGGCGGAACATGCGCGCCATTGTGTAGTCATCGCTGCGCATGAAATACCAGCGGTCATCGCTGCGTGCTACGGTCGCAACTGAGGAGGCAACACGGATGTTGTCGCGCAGTTCCTTGATTGCTGCAGCACGCTGTGCGTCGCGGTTGGGCACGTCCTTCGAGCGATTGAGGATATCGACCCAGTCGGCCAGCGATGCCGCTGTGAGCTTCACCGGATCGACACGGACCGTATCAAGCAGCCGCTTCGAGGCGCGGTCATAACGCGACAACGCTTCCAGCGCGATGAGCTTTTCCGAAAGCAGGTAGTAGCTGTCGTTGGGCAACCACGAACGGTTGGTCTTCACCTCACCGGCTACATAGCGCTCAAGACCATAGAGCATGCGGTTACGCGCTTCATCAGGAATTTTCCAGCCCGCTTCATGGGCGCCCGACAGCACAAACGCGGTCAACACCGGGTAACCCTCGTTGCTGTCGCCGGGGTAGTAATTGGCGAGGCCTGATGCAGAGAGATAGTTCGGCAACGAATTGGCGATGATTTCCCAAAGGCCTTCGTTCCTGGTGCCCATCGTCTTCGTCATCCGCTGCTCGAGGCAGGCAAACGGATAGCGTTCGAAGTAGGCGCGGATGCCGCTGGTGTCAGCGCCGTAAGTGCGTGCGAGCGAGACGATGAGGTCACCCTTTGCCGTTGCCGTGTCGGATTTCAGCGAGATTGAAGCGCGGCCTTTGACTTCTGCGTTGGCGTCAGCCAGTGTCCGCAATGGCAGCGGCGTCTGTAGCGCCTGCTTGATGCGCAATGCATCGCCGCGCGGCCTGCCTTTCTCGGTGGCAGCGAAATTCCACGTGACCTCCTTGCCATCGGCGGGTGCCTTGACATCCCAGGTGATCACGGCGCTCTGGCCCGCCTCGATGCGCTGCTCGCGCTTTGGCAAGGCGGCACCGTTCATTTCGGCGGTCACGTCTGCGACGATCGGCCGCGTGGTGCTGTTGCGCAGCGTCACGCCGGAGCGGTATTCGTCGCCATTGCGGGTGACCGCGGGCAGCCCCGAGAAGAGTTGCAGGTCGCGAGTCGAACGGATGCTTGCCTCACCGGTGCCATAGCGATCACCTTCGGCGGCGTTGCTGCGATCGGCGACGGCCACGATGCGGAAGCGCGTCAGCGAATCGTTGAGCGGCACTTCGACAGTCGCCTCCCCGTTGGCGTCGGTCATGACGCTGCCCTGCCACAGGATCAAGGTGTCAAACAGCTCGCGCGTACCGGCGCCGCGACCGCCGGAGCCGCCCGGCGGCAGCGCTTTGCGGCCGAAGTGACGCTTGCCGATCACTTGCATCTGGGCGGTCGCAGTGGTCACGCCATAGTCGCGGCGCTTCATCATCGATTCCAGCAGTTTCCACGTCGCGTTGCCCTGCAATTCCAGCAGCGCTTCGTCGATGGCGAACACCGCCAGCTCGGCGCCGTCGCCGGGGCGATTGTTGTTGCTGCGTGCCACCTTGATTTTTACGAGCGACTTTTCACGCGTCTGATACTCGGTCTTGTCAGGCGTCACCGTCACATTGAGGCCGTAGCGCTGCCAGTTGACATCGATGTTGGCGATACCCAGTTTGAACGCGGGTTTCGCCAGATCGACCAGTGCTGTGGGTGCCGGTGCACCGACCCGCCCGCGTACCAGCAGTGCCGACACGTACGCGTTTGGCGCCCATTCCTCCTTGACCGGCACCTCGATCACGGCGGACTTGCCGGAGAGCTTGGTCACGAAGCTCGACAGCACGTTGCCGTCGCGTTCCACCGTCACCAGCACGTTGGCTTCGCGGAACGGCATGCGCACCTGGAAGCGCGCCTTTTCGTTCGGCTCGTAGCGCTTCTTCTCGGGCAGCAAGTCAATGCGGTCCGAACTTTCCGAACGGAACATCCAGTCGTCGCCGTTCGATGCCCACATCGACGTGCCGGCACTGGCCACGCGGCCACCGCTGTCGGTGACTTCCGCAGTGAACTGGATTTCTCCCGAAGCGGAGACGCTGCTGGTACAGGTGAACTTGCCGCTGCGATCCGATGTGCCTTCGCACAGCACGCCAAGATCGCTCTTGCGTTCGCTGGATTCGTAACTGTAGAAGCCACCGATGTTGCGCTTGCGATAGCTGTCCCAGGTACGGTTCAGGCCTTTGACCTTGAATTTCACGCCACCAACCGGCTTGCCAGTGACATCCGTGGTGATGATGTCGTAGACCAGCTTTTCGCGAGCCATGGCCCAGTCCGACGTCTTGATGCCGATCAGCACCGCCGAGGGCCACACCGTGGTGCGCGCCTGTGCCGTATAGATCTCGCCGTTCGGGTCCTTGTATTCCATGTCGGCAATCAGCGAATGCGGGCGTTCGACCTTGGGCGTCGCCATCGTCACCCGCGCTGCGCCGGCGTTGGAAAGCGTGACCGTCTGGTCCTCACCTTCCGGTTGGGCGCCACGGCGGCCGCGCCGCCCGCCACTTTCCCCGTCGTCCTGATAGACGCTGAAGCTGTAGTCGGGCAGGCTGTCGAAGCCGGGCCAAGTGCGGGCGT
This is a stretch of genomic DNA from Casimicrobium huifangae. It encodes these proteins:
- a CDS encoding alpha-2-macroglobulin family protein, with translation MLRSLLATVLVGVAALPLFIPTATAADLPALAETRPSNGSNDIDEQQMFLFRAKGPVDAKTFVAHVFCEVEGVRSVDNVRPVGGNRRIEVLRAAGISNTENWIAFRCTQNFPSGADVTIRWDSPTANTKQAVEIMRFKVRSGDWLEVNCSRENKDAGCNPLSTVRVGFQRAIDPKDSARFRLRDDAGKLYAPKQDSDDSDGITFGKLPPETRFTLVLPPNLKEAGTSTALTVKRTYTVRTGAYPPLVKFPRSFGILERQADPALPITVRNLEAGTAGAGTAAIVRKLRLTGEQDMIRWYARTLGFQQSDRSMDDEESDYADFGERPKGEDDMRGRSLLKGNAQAQSLPLPKPGGPKEFEVVGLPLAEPGLHVVEAESTALGASLLEKKGAMYVRTMALVTNLAVHVKTGSGGAFVWVTHLNDASVVADATVRIRDCKGVELAAGKTDREGTARLTPKATKNKESCPSFVFAQAGDDIAFTRSDWTRGIESWRFNLPWEYDYEGDGNNAKQAFHTILPRNLLRPGETVHMKHYARDLKRFGTGAPDIGKLPKNLSVVNEGNNQRSTLSLDWNARGNAMTELRLPGNARRGQYRVEINGRTTARFTVADFRLPVYKSEISIPTANVVGGDNANVDVRLSFLSGGPASGDIVTVRSRFDARTWPGFDSLPDYSFSVYQDDGESGGRRGRRGAQPEGEDQTVTLSNAGAARVTMATPKVERPHSLIADMEYKDPNGEIYTAQARTTVWPSAVLIGIKTSDWAMAREKLVYDIITTDVTGKPVGGVKFKVKGLNRTWDSYRKRNIGGFYSYESSERKSDLGVLCEGTSDRSGKFTCTSSVSASGEIQFTAEVTDSGGRVASAGTSMWASNGDDWMFRSESSDRIDLLPEKKRYEPNEKARFQVRMPFREANVLVTVERDGNVLSSFVTKLSGKSAVIEVPVKEEWAPNAYVSALLVRGRVGAPAPTALVDLAKPAFKLGIANIDVNWQRYGLNVTVTPDKTEYQTREKSLVKIKVARSNNNRPGDGAELAVFAIDEALLELQGNATWKLLESMMKRRDYGVTTATAQMQVIGKRHFGRKALPPGGSGGRGAGTRELFDTLILWQGSVMTDANGEATVEVPLNDSLTRFRIVAVADRSNAAEGDRYGTGEASIRSTRDLQLFSGLPAVTRNGDEYRSGVTLRNSTTRPIVADVTAEMNGAALPKREQRIEAGQSAVITWDVKAPADGKEVTWNFAATEKGRPRGDALRIKQALQTPLPLRTLADANAEVKGRASISLKSDTATAKGDLIVSLARTYGADTSGIRAYFERYPFACLEQRMTKTMGTRNEGLWEIIANSLPNYLSASGLANYYPGDSNEGYPVLTAFVLSGAHEAGWKIPDEARNRMLYGLERYVAGEVKTNRSWLPNDSYYLLSEKLIALEALSRYDRASKRLLDTVRVDPVKLTAASLADWVDILNRSKDVPNRDAQRAAAIKELRDNIRVASSVATVARSDDRWYFMRSDDYTMARMFRLSMDARELAEFRIPLLRGLNNRMQRGGYFYSTQANLWAAYALERHNKQAAADGRTRITYNGETKEVVWDAAVTEGEATFAWTDRPAAGGTVAIEHLGKGEPWARAQLRGPVPLSGKVDNGLNLSKSFKPVQQKRAGRYSVGDVIQVTVTADNKAGLGWLAVDDPVPAGSTVLGGLSKLGNVSEPPRTWGGYRYIERTFTNVRSSFEWANKGQHSFSYEIRLTTPGKFALPPTHAEAMYAPEVNGQLGNPVFEIEP